In Lewinellaceae bacterium, a single window of DNA contains:
- the lon gene encoding endopeptidase La codes for MFEEIFSHQRFDDDGDFLPLLSVEEEEEEDYDESYPDLLPLLALKNTVLFPGIVIPITVGRDKSIRAINKAYNKGRIVAVLSQRDSNIEDPDLKDLYQVGTVARILKLLRMPDGTTTAILQGRKRFLVEKLTRDEPYMEVSVSQLEHSQPENSLEFEAMIASILDRARQIIELSPNIPSEANVMLKNINNQSFLLNFIASNLSSKIKIKQKILEIDDLRQKAEAILEQMNNELQLLELKDQIENKVRVDIEKQQRDYFLNQQLKTIQEELGQNPQEEEVKKLQIRARDKKWSKEVGEHFEKELKRIRRMNPQVAEYSIQLNYLELMLDLPWEKYTKDNFELKKVKTVLDKDHFGLEKVKERILEHLAVLKLKGDMKAPILCLVGPPGVGKTSLGRSIARALKRKFIRMSLGGLHDESEIRGHRKTYIGAMPGRIIQSLKRAGSSNPVFILDEIDKVGKDFRGDPSSALLEVLDPEQNSTFYDNYLEMEYDLSKVLFVATANSLSTIQPALLDRMEIINISGYSTEEKIEIAKRHLIPQQRKEHGLEAKHVRLHKQVIRQVIEEYTRESGVRSLNRQVAGLMRNIAKKVAMEEAYNIAVKPEDIKEMLGPPRFSKDLYQEVRVPGVAVGLAWTQTGGDILFVECSLSRGKGKLTLTGNLGDVMKESASTALSFIKAHSESLGIPVEVFEEKDIHLHVPEGAIPKDGPSAGITMLSTLTSALTGRLIKPYVAMTGEITLRGKVLPVGGIKEKILAAKRAGMKEIILCRENKKHIEEINEDYIKGLHFHYVRTMQEVIDLALEPAEA; via the coding sequence ATGTTTGAAGAAATTTTTTCGCACCAGCGGTTTGATGATGATGGAGATTTCCTTCCTCTGCTCTCAGTCGAAGAGGAGGAGGAGGAAGATTATGATGAATCCTACCCTGACCTGCTGCCGCTTCTGGCCCTGAAAAATACCGTCCTCTTCCCGGGAATCGTCATTCCGATCACCGTAGGCAGAGACAAGTCGATCCGGGCCATCAACAAAGCTTACAATAAAGGAAGGATCGTTGCTGTATTGTCTCAGCGCGACAGCAATATCGAAGACCCTGACCTGAAAGACCTTTACCAGGTAGGGACGGTCGCCCGCATCCTGAAGTTGCTGCGCATGCCAGATGGCACCACTACGGCCATCCTTCAGGGCCGCAAGCGGTTTCTGGTGGAAAAACTCACCCGGGATGAGCCCTACATGGAAGTAAGCGTGAGCCAGTTGGAACACTCCCAACCCGAAAACAGCCTGGAATTCGAAGCCATGATCGCCTCAATTCTCGACCGGGCGCGGCAGATCATCGAGCTGTCTCCCAATATCCCGTCGGAGGCCAATGTCATGTTGAAGAACATCAACAACCAGTCGTTTCTGCTCAATTTCATCGCTTCCAACCTCAGCTCCAAAATAAAGATCAAGCAAAAGATACTGGAGATCGACGACCTGCGGCAGAAAGCAGAGGCCATCCTGGAGCAGATGAACAACGAGCTGCAACTGCTGGAATTGAAGGACCAGATCGAGAATAAGGTCCGGGTGGATATAGAAAAGCAGCAACGGGACTACTTTCTCAACCAGCAGCTCAAAACCATCCAGGAAGAGCTGGGCCAAAATCCTCAGGAAGAAGAGGTCAAAAAGCTGCAGATTCGCGCCAGGGATAAGAAATGGAGTAAAGAGGTAGGGGAGCATTTCGAAAAGGAGCTCAAGCGCATTCGCCGGATGAACCCCCAGGTGGCCGAATATTCTATCCAGCTCAACTACCTGGAACTCATGCTGGACCTGCCCTGGGAGAAATATACCAAAGACAATTTCGAGCTTAAAAAAGTCAAAACCGTACTGGACAAAGACCACTTCGGGCTGGAGAAAGTCAAAGAACGCATTCTGGAGCACCTTGCCGTTTTGAAGCTAAAAGGAGATATGAAGGCGCCTATCCTCTGCCTGGTGGGCCCTCCGGGAGTAGGAAAAACGTCACTGGGCCGGTCTATCGCCCGGGCGCTGAAGCGAAAGTTTATCCGCATGTCTCTGGGCGGCCTGCACGACGAATCGGAGATTCGCGGGCACCGCAAGACCTACATCGGCGCCATGCCAGGCCGCATCATTCAATCCCTGAAGCGGGCGGGTTCCTCCAACCCCGTTTTCATCCTCGACGAGATCGATAAAGTGGGCAAGGATTTTCGGGGCGACCCTTCCTCCGCCCTGCTGGAAGTGCTCGACCCTGAGCAAAACTCTACCTTTTACGACAACTACCTGGAGATGGAGTACGACCTGTCCAAGGTCTTGTTCGTCGCCACCGCCAATAGCCTGAGCACGATACAGCCCGCCTTGCTCGACCGCATGGAGATCATCAACATCAGCGGTTACTCCACCGAAGAAAAAATAGAGATCGCCAAACGGCACCTCATCCCCCAGCAGCGCAAAGAACACGGCCTGGAAGCCAAGCACGTGCGGCTGCACAAACAGGTGATTCGCCAGGTGATCGAAGAATACACGCGGGAGTCGGGGGTGCGTTCGCTCAACCGGCAGGTAGCCGGCCTGATGCGCAACATCGCCAAGAAGGTGGCCATGGAAGAAGCGTACAACATCGCGGTAAAACCGGAAGACATCAAGGAGATGCTCGGGCCGCCCCGTTTCTCCAAAGACCTCTACCAGGAGGTTCGCGTACCGGGGGTAGCGGTCGGGCTGGCCTGGACGCAAACCGGCGGCGATATCCTCTTTGTAGAATGCAGCCTGAGCCGGGGCAAGGGCAAACTCACCCTTACCGGCAACCTGGGCGATGTGATGAAAGAATCCGCCTCCACCGCGCTGAGTTTTATCAAGGCGCACAGCGAATCCCTGGGAATACCGGTTGAAGTATTCGAGGAAAAAGATATCCACCTTCACGTGCCCGAAGGCGCTATCCCTAAAGATGGCCCCTCAGCGGGCATTACCATGCTCTCTACGCTGACGTCCGCCCTCACCGGCAGATTGATCAAACCCTACGTCGCCATGACCGGCGAGATCACCCTGCGCGGCAAGGTGCTGCCCGTAGGCGGCATCAAAGAGAAAATACTGGCCGCCAAACGAGCGGGAATGAAGGAAATCATCCTGTGCCGCGAAAACAAAAAACACATTGAAGAGATCAATGAAGACTACATCAAGGGCTTGCACTTTCACTATGTGAGGACGATGCAGGAAGTGATCGACCTGGCGCTGGAGCCGGCAGAAGCCTGA